GTGACCGGGTTTCGCTGCTGAACACCAGTTGCCCCACAGGCACACTGCCTGCATCGAAACGGGTGATGAATGGCGGCACAGTACCCGGTGGCATAAAAGCCCGGGAACGATTTACATAGCCCACTACCTCAGCCATCGCCTGGCTCATATCTGTACCTTCATTAAATTCTATCTTAATAAGGGCCGCCCCCTGCACCGATCTGGAATCAACATACTTCACGCCGGTGATGTATAGAAAGTGATATTCATAATAAGAGGTGATAAACCCTTCCATCTGTTCGGGCGATAACCCGCCATACGGCTGGGCTACATATACTGTTGGCAAACCCAGCTTCGGGAAGATGTCTACCTTTGTATTGCGCACCGCCAGCCAGGAAAAGAACAGGATGGCGAAGATCGCTACCAGGATGGTGATGGGATGCCTTAATGCTGCTATAATGAGTTTCATATAATCAGTTACAATTGGTCAGTGAACAGGGCCAGGTTTCCTTTGGCAATGGCAATAGACAATAACGACCGCCATAATTGCAATTTCGCCGTGGCATTGCTCAATTCGGCCTTTGTTAATTCATATTGCGACTGGTACAGGCGGGTATAATCGATCAGGCCCGCTTCATAACTCAGCTTCAACCCTTCGTATACATCGGTGGCGATTTGCAGCTGCACCGGCGTTTTTGCCGCAATTTTCGCATCCTGCCGGTATTGCAGGGTGGCGTTTTCTATTTGTTTGGAAATATCCAGCCGGGCCTGGGCCAGCCGCGCTTCATCTGATCGCAATAGTGACTGGTATTGTTTTTTCTTTATGCTGAACCGGCTGAACTGTAACACCGGGAAACTCAGTTGCAATCCGATGCCGGCATTGGTTCTTGACAAGCCCCAGCCATCACTTTTATTCACTACCCCACTGGCATTAACACCCGAGCCCCGGGCATACAGATTACCCCACACATCCAACTGCGGCACCCAGCCACGTTGTATTTCGCGTAAACCAGCTTCCGTTGTATGCTTTTGAGCTTCCAGGTTTAATAAATACGGGTGATTGCTGATGGCGGAAGAATCTTCAATACTTAATGAAGGTTTGAGTATGGAATCTGTGAGCACCATTTTCTCTGCTGTTACCTCCATACCTGTTAAGCGGGTCAGTTCCTCCAGTTTTTGCAGGTATGTTTTCTCCGTTTGCAGGTAATCTATTTCGGTTTGAATGATCACCGACTGAAACTGCGCCGTATCAATGCCGGGTTTTAACCCGTTCTTTGCCAATACCAGCGATTGTTCAAGACTTACTTTGTACCTGCCCGAAACGGCTTCAGAAATGCGAAGCACCTGTTTCAAATAAAGTGCTTCCAGGTATACATTAACAGCTGCGTATTGGTATTGAAATAATTGTTCATTATAAGCGGCATTTGCCTGTTTGTACTGAGCAGCCGCCTTTTCAATAGCAGCATTGCGCTGCCCAAAGGTGATCGGGTTCCATTTTACCAGGGCGCCCAGGGCAGTACCGGGAATAAAGTTCAGATCATTGGTTGCCGAAGGCGGACCGCTGATGGGCAGTAAAAACCCCGGGTAACTCATGCCGGTGATGTTGTTAAAAGTGGCTACGTTCACCTGGTAACCTGCAGTAAGGTCAGGCACCAGGCTGTTTTTGGCCAGGGAAATGTTTTCCTTAGCCGCTTCGGTCTGTTGACGGTAAGCCTCCAGTTGCGGCAGGTTATGCGCTACCTTTTCCAGCGTTTCCTTAATGGAAAGGGTTACCGGTTGCGTCATACCACGAAAAACGGGTAAGCAAAAAACAGCAAAGAAGATAACAGCAAAATTAATTCGTATCCTTACTGGTTCTGGTATAAACATGCTGGGTTAAGTTTTTGGTTGTCCAGGCACCTGTATAAACAATAATTGCGGACCGGGCGTTACCGCCTGCATCCGCAATCATTCATAGCCAATGTTCGGAATTAGTCCACCAATTTCATGGTATATTTGAAAATAGTATGGTATTAACTATAAATTAAACCAATACTGCATTTGTCTGCTACTACCCATTTTGCCAGGCCGGTTCACTCTTGCTTTCATAATCACTAAATGCTTTTTCAAGTCCTGTAAGCACTTCAGCAGATGTTTCAAAAAGCGCTTTTGCCGCCGGGTCATTTACTTTTTTAATATCATCCCGTAAATGATCTATCAATACCCTGAATTCATTTTTTATATTGGCGGTATGTGCCAATGGATCGTTTGTATTCAAGCTTTTCATATACTGATATTTTGTTATAAAATTTATTAAACAGCCGGGGTAAACTGGGACAGCTCATAAATGCCCAATTGCTTTTCTATTTCGGCCACTTTACCCACCA
The Niastella koreensis GR20-10 genome window above contains:
- a CDS encoding TolC family protein yields the protein MTQPVTLSIKETLEKVAHNLPQLEAYRQQTEAAKENISLAKNSLVPDLTAGYQVNVATFNNITGMSYPGFLLPISGPPSATNDLNFIPGTALGALVKWNPITFGQRNAAIEKAAAQYKQANAAYNEQLFQYQYAAVNVYLEALYLKQVLRISEAVSGRYKVSLEQSLVLAKNGLKPGIDTAQFQSVIIQTEIDYLQTEKTYLQKLEELTRLTGMEVTAEKMVLTDSILKPSLSIEDSSAISNHPYLLNLEAQKHTTEAGLREIQRGWVPQLDVWGNLYARGSGVNASGVVNKSDGWGLSRTNAGIGLQLSFPVLQFSRFSIKKKQYQSLLRSDEARLAQARLDISKQIENATLQYRQDAKIAAKTPVQLQIATDVYEGLKLSYEAGLIDYTRLYQSQYELTKAELSNATAKLQLWRSLLSIAIAKGNLALFTDQL